A segment of the Collimonas fungivorans genome:
TGGCCGTCAACGCCCGCTCCGAGGTACGGCAAGCGTATGCCGCCTATCGCAGCTCTTATGAGATCGCGCGCCACTACCGCGAAGAAATCGTGCCGCTCAAGAAACGCATCTCGGACGAACAGATGCTGCGCTACAACGGCATGCTGATCGGCGTTTTCACATTGCTCGCGGACGCCAGGGAGCAAGCCCGGAGCGTCAACGGCGCAATCGAAGCGCTGCGCGATTTCTGGATCGCCGACTCGGCGCTGAAAATGGCGCAAACCGGCCGCTCACCGACAGCAGCCGACAGCAAACCCGGCGCCTCTGTCGTCGCAGCTGCCGACTAATCAGCGCTTAATGCAGATACAAGGATAGACATCATGGTGTCACGTAGAAATTTCATGAGCGGCGCGGGCGCTGTCGCCATTGGCGCCAGCCTGGTCAGCCGGGCCGGTGCGGCAACGTTGCCCGAAGCCGTAACGATGGCTGGCGCGGCCACGCAGCCGCCGCTTTCTCCACCCAACGGACGGCCCTACAATCCGGTGGTCACCCTGAACGGCTGGACCCTGCCCTGGCGCATGAAAAACGGCGTCAAGGAATTCCACCTGGTGGCCGAACCGGTGGTGCGCGAAATCGCGCCTGGCATGAAAGCCAATCTGTGGGGCTACAACGGCCAGTCGCCCGGCCCTACCATCGAGGTGGTCGAGGGCGATCGCGTGCGCATCTTCGTCACCAACAAATTGCCGGAACATACCAGCGTGCACTGGCATGGCCAGCGGCTGCCGAACGGCATGGACGGCGTCACCGGCCTGACGCAGCCGGGCATCCGGCCCGGCAAGACCTTTGTCTACGAGTTCATCGCAAAACGTCCCGGCACTTTCATGTATCACCCGCATGCCGATGAAATGACGCAGATGGCGATGGGCATGATGGGTTTCTGGATCACCCATCCGAAAGACCCCAGCCAGCACCGCGCCGACCGCGATTTCTGTTTCCTGCTGAATGCCTACGACATCGACCCCGGCAGCTACACCCCGAAAACCAGCACCATGCTCGACTTCAACCTGTGGACCTTCAACAGCCGCGCTTTCCCGGGCATTGATCCGATGGTGTGCAGGCAGGGCGACCGCGTGCGTATCCGTGTCGGCAACCTGACCATGACCAACCATCCTATCCACCTGCACGGCCATGAATTCGTGGTTACCGGCACCGACGGCGGCTGGACGCCGCCGGCTTCGCGCTGGCCGGAAGTCACCACCGATATCGCCGTGGGCCAGATGCGCGCCATCGAATTCGACGCCACCGATCTCGGCGACTGGGCCTTCCATTGCCACAAATCGCATCACACCATGAATGCCATGGGCCACGAGGTGCCGACCATGATCGGCGTCGACCAGCGC
Coding sequences within it:
- a CDS encoding multicopper oxidase family protein, whose translation is MVSRRNFMSGAGAVAIGASLVSRAGAATLPEAVTMAGAATQPPLSPPNGRPYNPVVTLNGWTLPWRMKNGVKEFHLVAEPVVREIAPGMKANLWGYNGQSPGPTIEVVEGDRVRIFVTNKLPEHTSVHWHGQRLPNGMDGVTGLTQPGIRPGKTFVYEFIAKRPGTFMYHPHADEMTQMAMGMMGFWITHPKDPSQHRADRDFCFLLNAYDIDPGSYTPKTSTMLDFNLWTFNSRAFPGIDPMVCRQGDRVRIRVGNLTMTNHPIHLHGHEFVVTGTDGGWTPPASRWPEVTTDIAVGQMRAIEFDATDLGDWAFHCHKSHHTMNAMGHEVPTMIGVDQRDVLEKINKLVPDYMAMGETGGAMGEMEMPLPDNTLPMMTGSGPFGGIEMGGMFTTVKVRKGLAGNDYKDPGWYRHSAGTVAYEWQGGDASMPAATRAPDAEGVAARPGEKVLKVIKPGSHDNH